In Gimesia panareensis, the genomic window ATGCTTTGCGCTTACGAAATAAAATTCCTCGAAAATTTTGTCCCCTGGTCTGTCGACCGTTCGTCATCATGATGTACGATCAATTCGCTTGAGTGCATTTCACCATTCCAGGAAAGGATTATTCAATGCCTAAGTTTATGTTCCTGCAGCGTGGTAGCTGCGATCAGAAGCCCCCGGAAATGACACCCGAACAGATGCAAGCCGGTATGCAGGCCTGGATGGATTGGGTCAAGAATGGAACTGAAGCAGGCTGGTTGCTGGATCCCGGCAGTCCTCTCAGCGGTGCCGGAGCGGTGGTCCAACCCGATTTAACGGTCAACGATGGTCCGTTCGTCGAGTCAAAGGAGCTTGTTGGGGGGTATTCTATTGTTGAAGCCTCTGATCTGGCTGAAGCGTGCGAACTGGCAAAACAAACCATGCAGTTAGCAGGGGGCGGAAAAATTGAAGTCCGCGAATTTGCTAATCTGAGTCAATGATCTACTGAATTGATTTCTGACGCCAGGCCATACACGTTTTAATTTCGGGAGTAAAAAATGCCAAAATACATGTTCGTTTATCGCGGTGGTCATGAGGGAATGGAGCATACCTCGCCTGAAGAGATGCAACAGGTCATGCAGAGGTGGATGGATTGGATACATGCAGGTATCGAAGCCGGATGGATGCTGGATGGTGGTGCTGCTTTGAAACCGGAGGGGGCGATTGTGAACCCGGATCTGTCTGTGTTCGATGGGCCGTTTACGGAATCGAAAGAGCTTGTCGGCGGCTATTCCATGGTGGAAGCCTCTGACCTGGCTGCTGCGATTGAACTCGCCAAAAGCTCTCCCATGCCTCAATCAGGGGGCACTGTCGAAGTGCGTGAGCTGCCCAATCTCGGAATGCAAAACGAATGAAGCAGCCGGAAAACCAGCTGGTCGAACACTTCTTTCGGCACGAGTCAGCAAATCTGGTTGCAGTGCTGACTCGTGCCTTTGGTATTCGCCGCATTGACCTGGTCGAAGATATGGTTCAAGTGGCGATGCTGGAGGCCATGCATGCCTGGAAACAGAGCGGCGTTCCGGAAAAACCTGCTGCCTGGATTCACCGTGTTGCAAAAAACCGGATTCTGGATGCGCTGCGTCGTGAAAAAATACACGAAAAAGCCATCGCCTTGTCCGGGCAATCGATCGAGGGTGAAGAATCAGTTGTCGATCAATGGCTGGAGGAAGAACAATTACCTGACAGCTTACTGCGGATGATCTTCGTCTGCTGTCATCCTTCACTCGAGCGAAAAACGCAGATTGCCCTGACGTTGAAAACACTTTGCGGATTTGGCATTTCTGAGATCGCTCGTGGGCTGATGCTTCCTGAAGAAACCGTGAAGAAACGCATTCAACGTGCGAAAAATTCTCTGGCAACTGCAAATGTATCGCTCGAACTCCCTGACCCCAGTCAACTGACGCAACGGCTGGATGTCGTCCATGATGTACTCTATCTGATGTTTAATGAAGGTTATAGCACCTCGCACGGCACCGAGCCGATCCGTGCAGACATTTGTGAAGAAGCCGCGCGATTGTGTCATCTGCTTTGTGAAAGTACCTGCTCATTGCCCGCAACCAGGGCTTTGCTGGCTCTGATGTTGTTTCACGCAGCCCGCTTTGATGCGAGAACTGATGAGCACGGGGCTATCGTATTACTGGAAGACCAGAATCGCACACAGTGGGACCGGTGCCTGATCGTCAGCGCTCAATCCTGGCTGGCGCAGTCGAAATCAGATCAACCCACGACGTTCCATCTTGAAGCTGCAATCGCTATGCAGCACTGTGTCTCTCCCAGTCTCGCAGAGACGGATTGGCAGACGATCGTGCTCCTTTACAGTCGACTCTTGCAACTGCGGGAATCGCCCGTTTATACATTGAACCGAGCTATCGCTTTAGGGCAGGCAGGCGAGACAGGCGAGGCGTTGTCACAATTACAGTCGCTGCAAAGTTGTGAGGAGATGCAGAACTATTTCCTCCTGGACTGTGCGTTCTCTCACATTTATGAATTGGAAGGAAACACACAGGCGGCGATCGACGCCTGCTTGATAGCATTATCCAAAGCAGTTGTTCCGCACGAGAAGGAACTGTTGGAACGAAAACTTCGCAAGCTGACTGATCAGGGAAGATGATTCCCAAAGGACCGGCTGCCAGGAGCGAAAAACCTTCCGCCTGCTGAGCTCCATTCTGCTCAAATGAAATCAGGCCCCGGATCAAATATAGAATCTGTCCACAAGTCACTACTCTGGCCAGGTCGCACCTGAAGTGCTCAGCCTCAAGACTGATTGCCCGTTTATTTTTGTTCGAGCACCAGTCGGGGCAGGTCGGGATCGACGACCGACGACCAGGTACTGCCGATCCGCACTTCATCGAACAGATACGCACTCTTTTTACCTGCATGGAGACGAACCACGTCAAACACGTTTGAGTCCTGGTAGGGAGACGTGACGCAGGTCCAGACAAGTGGTTCCTGATCTGGAATGGGTTCTGCTTCCGCAAACGCACGCATGAAGACCTGGTCCGCCGCTTTTTCACTGGCGACAATTTTCGTGACGAACAGATACGTCTCCCCGCTTTGCAGGGGGGGCGCTCTTTCTACGATCTGCGGACCCGCCTGCAGGATCGCGTAGTTGTTCATGCTCATCCCCATGCGGATTTTGGGGGGATCTTTCTGATGGACAGAAGAGAGCAGGGCGAAATTTCCATACTGGTAAGATTGACCTTGATCATCCGTTTTGACTTTCTGCATGTAGAAACTGACGTAATAGATCGCGTTGACATCCATGCGAACTGGTTGCTTCAATTTCCGAAAGAAAGAAATTTCTCCGCGGAGTTCGAGCAGTCCCAGCTGGCTGGGGGCCGCTTCGGTTCTGGCCAGTGATTCACTGGGATGACTGAATGTCTGGGTCTCTCTACCGCCGACTTTCGGGGTCCGCCAGGGATTCACCCAGCCGATTCCGGTATTCTGCCATGGGGATGTTTGCTCGGGATCAAGAATCTCCGGGGGATGAAAACCGTCATAGGCCCACAGTTCCTGTCGCTGCGCCTGTAAATTCTGTGGGGCTCCCGGAACTTCTCTTTTGAAGAGTTCCGGTTCCAATTGAATGTCTTCGATTTTCCTGTCGTCAAGATGCCGGGCCTGGCCTTCTTTGATGATCACCGATTCTGAAAACGGGCCATTCTTCTGATTGGGGTCGACCCGCACGGCACCTGCAAACACGTGTAGATCGACTTCACCGTCCCGATGAATCCGCGCACCGTATTCGGTGCCAATATCATGAAAGGTAAGCAGGGGGGTAATCAGCGAAAATTCCGGCGCCGGTTCATAGCCGTGCAGAACGATCTTGCCGTAATTCAGTTTCGCGCGGCTGGACGTTTCCAGGTTGATTTCGGTCGGTCCCTCGATAATCAGACGCACGCCCGTATCAAAGCGAAATTCAGCGACCCCCTGTTCCAGCACCAGATCCTCCGACATCAGCCTCTGTCCGGAGAATTCAGGTGGAGACTCGCTGCCCCAGACGCAATCCGTAGAACGCGTGAGTGTGGCTACATAATTTCGATCCTCGTTCCCGGACTGCGGATCGGGTCTCCGGTTCCCGAGAAAATAACCCGCGGTGATCCAGGCCAGCAGCAGCCCCATCAGCAGCGAGCAGCTGGCAACGACAGAATAACGCAGAAACGCCGTCCGCCTGACGACGACCGGCTGCGGGGAGGCCTGCGGTTGTGGTGCGTTTTGCTCCTTGAATGTCTGTTCCAGCGCCTCCAGGCGTGCCTTCAGATCACTCTGCAGTCCCAGGTTGATGTCCAGGTAATCAAAGTAGTACTGCATCGCCTCGGGATTGGTCGAAAGATAAGCCTGGACCTGGTCGAACTCGGATTGTGAAATCTCTTCGTCCGGACTGTCTAACAGTCGGTTCAGTAACGCTTCAAATTCGGGAGGCAGGTCCTGGATTGGCATTCAGTCTACTGTTCACTCTGCAGCTTACGCGAAATACACTCTGCGAGTTCGCGTCGAAGGATTGACAGGCGGTTATAAAGTGATTGCAGCGATCTCTTAGTCGTCTTGGCGATCTCTGTGACCGCCTGTTTTTCAAAAACAGCATCCTGCAATAACTGCTGATCTGATGAGTTCAGAGCTCTCAAACACTCATGCAGGAATTCTATCCGAATATTATAATTTGATAAATGCTGCTCTCGTTGTTGCGAGATGGTTTCTATAAGTTCCTGGTCGAAGTAATGCCGATCATGCCGCAGACTGCGATGATGATTTCGAACAGTATACGATGCAACTCCACAGGCCCAGGGAAAGAAATCTCGTTTCTGATCAAATTCATCAAACTTATTCCAGAGAGTCAAACAGACACGCTGGTAAACATCCTCTGCATCAGAAACATTCAATACCATTGATCGGATAAAACTGAACAGCCTGATCCGATCTTTACTTAATAGAGAGGTAAAGTGACTTCTTAAACTCGGACCAACGGATGATTTCGATTGCGACATCAATACCAGAACTCCGCTCGCGATAAGCACGAAACAGGCAACCACAGGATGCGGATCTGAAATTCAGATCTACAAAATGAGACAAACACAACAGGTGAGAACGGAATTATCGATCCATCTGTATGTCTATTACAATACAAGTGATTAGTGGTCTTGCAAGAAAAAATGTCGCACACGGACCATTGTTCGTACAGAATTGTCGGGAGCAAATCGGCAGAATCTGATAATGAATCCATTGCAGGGGAATTACTGCTGTTTAAGCAAAGTGGATGTCCCGGTTGGGCTTAGAACGATTGGGGATCATCCGGGAATCTATTTCTCCGTCGAGGCTTCCAGGGTTTCACCCGTTACCAAACTCAAACGCAAACAGCCGCGCGTTCCGCAACGTAAATTCTACACGCACCGGATGACCCGCCAGTCCGCTCAGATCACTGGGGGACTTCCATTCCACCCGGTGATTGATCTCGTCCGCGTTGATCCATGCACAGTCCTCGCGGCTAAAACCGGGCAGGGGAGTCCCCTCGGCATCCAGCAGCGCCACCCGCACACCTCCCGCGCCGGCAGTGCTCAGGTTGACCCGCAGTTCATCGCCGGTAAATCGCAGAGGCTTTGTCGTGACCACACCGCCAGGATAACCTGCGTCCAGCGAGACAAAGCCGTCCACGCGCTGCGTTGCCCGATAGATGCCTCCCAGATCCTGCTTCAACCATGCGGCCCGGTCTTTCAGATCCCGATCCCAGACCACGGGCCGGCCATGCGTGTGCGGCCAGCCGACAAAATACTGATGCAGTTCCCGGCCCCGGCGGATCAGTCCCTGTCCCATGCTCACCAGCCGCAGATCCAGTCCGTCGTAAAAGCCCGCGGGAATATAAGGCGTCCGCCAGCGGTGCCAGTTGACGCCGTCGCGGCTCGCAGCAAACTGCACATCAAACGTCCCGTCATTGCTGTTCAGCGCGCGGTCCTGCCAGTCCGGTCCTTTGAACGTCTGGTAGGCGGCGGGAAAGGCGAGATATACGTGCGGGGCGAAAGGATACTTTACCGCGGCACTCGTATACAGCTGCACGCCCGGCGGATCGTCAGCGTCGCGGGCCATCACCGTTGCCAGTTCGCGACTCAACGTGGGAACTTTATCTTTGCCCCAGATATGGTGCGGCGGAACGGACGCGTCATAAGGCCAGGGCGTTTCGAGTTCGTTCACCGCCACCCGCGCGACGGCCCGCACCGGATTCCAGCAGCGGGTATAAATCACATACTTCTGTAACGCCTCGTCCCACAGGCCGCAATGCTGACCGTCGGGCACGAAGGGGAGCATCCGCGTTTCCGATTCACTCCAGTGCACCCCGTCCGGCGACGAAGCGACATACACGCCCGCCTTCTGGGGATCGGGCCAGTACCGGGAATACAGCAGCCGATACCGCTTCTCCGCCGGGGCACGCGGATCGAGGAACACGCTCGCTTCCACCGCCTCTACCGGCAGCAGGTTGTTCTTCCGGCTTCCCTGGTATTCCTTCAGCCCCAGGTGCGGACGTTCCCAGTGAATGCCGTCTTTGCTGGTCGCCAGGGCGAAATGTTTCTTCTTCTCCGCGTCATAACTGCCATGAAACAGTTTCGCAGTCCCGTTGTCATCCACGACGCTGCAGTAAAAGATGAACCCCAGCGCTGCGGAAGGCTGCTCCGGTTTCAGAACCCGCTCAATCGCAGTCGGCGGATTCAACCGCCGCGTCACGCCGTGGGTCCGCCCGGTATCAACGAGCAGATCATCCAGAAACAGCTGCCGTTCAGAACCAATAGAGGAAATTTCCGAATCCGCAGCCCACCCCACCGCAGGCAGGGCAGTGGCAGCAGCCGCGGCCTGCAGAAATTGTCGACGTGAGAGAGGAAAATTCATGGCGCGGCTTTCAATCAAAAACTAAATATTTGTACTTCAACTCATTACATAATTTACGGACAGGGAGCCAACAAGAGAGACTTCAGATGGTCCCCAAAATCCCAATTCCCTGTTCATTTCCCGGTTGTCACGCTCTAGTGAACCGATACCATGATAGCACAGTCACCAGATATTGCAGGACTTCCCGAGATGAAACAGACAGATCAATCATTGACCACCACCGAATCGCTGCCGGACCGGGAGACGATGTACGCCGCCCTGGTCCAGCGGGACAGCAGCTTTGAAGGCGTCTTCGTCGCCGCCATCCGCACCACCGGGATTTTCTGCCGGCCTTCCTGTTCGGCCCGCAAACCGAATCCGGAGAATGTCGAATACTTCGCCGATGCGAAAACCGCCCTCGCGCACGGCTACCGGGAATGCAAGGTCTGTCGCCCGCTCGTCTCCCTCGGCTCCACCCCCGACTGGCTGCAGCCGCTGATTGAAGAAGTCGATCAGGACGCCACCCTCCGCCTCACCGCTGACGACCTGCGGGAACGGGGCCTCGACCCGGTCCGCGTCCGTCGCTGGTTTCAAAAGCTGCACGGCATGAGCTTCGCCTCCTACCTGCGGATGCGGCGGATCAACCAGGCCTTCAGCCAGCTGCAGCACAAATCCACGGTGACCGACGCCGCCCTTGACAGCGGCTACGAATCGTTGAGCGGGTTCGGCGAGAGCTTCAAGAAAGCGATGGGCAACGCGCCCGCCAGAAGTAATGACCAGCAGGTGATCAACGTCAGTCGCCTGCTGACTCCCCTGGGACCGATGCTGGCCGGCGCGACGGAGCAGGGGATCTGCCTGCTCGAATTCACCGATCGGCGGATGCTCGAAACGCAGCTCAACCGCCTGCAGAAACGACTCAACGCCCGCGCCCTGCCCGGCGACAGCCCCTGGTTCCCGCAGCTTGACGGCCAGCTTCAGGCTTACTTTGCCGGGAAGCGGACCGACTTCGATCTGCCACTGATAATGGCGGGAACCGAGTTTCAGGAAAAAGTCTGGAACGCCCTGCGGACGATCCCGCACGGTGCCACACGTTCCTATTCCGAACAGGCCGAGATCATCGGGCAGCCCACCGCCGTCAGAGCCGTCGCCCGCGCGAATGGCGATAACCGCATCGCGATTCTAATTCCCTGCCACCGCGTCATCGGAGCCGACGGCACCCTCACCGGATACGGCGGCGGCCTCTGGCGCAAAAAACGCCTGCTGGAAATCGAACAGGGAAACGACGCCCCCACCAAGTGAGCGGAATGGTGTTGGCGACTCTTTCATTGATAGCGGGTGGCCGCGAATGCAATTCGCGGTTGTCGCAGACAACAGGAAACTGTCAGAGTATGTTCGCAAAGTAAAACAGTGTTTCCGATTCTCTTATAAGCCAACAGCGAAGACACTTGCCGGGAATTGTGAGTGGACTCTGTCGACCTCCTGCTCGCTGCGCTTGGCCCGAATTACATTCGGGCTCACCCTTTTTGTTCGTGGTTCGTTGTTCTCTTAAAATCCAGGAGGCCCGGCTGAAGGAATGTCGCTCAGGTCATTTCCCCGGCTTCCCCTCTCCCCAGCGTTCTTTATTAAACTGTTCCGACTGTCCCCGGGGAATCGTCAGCGTGTTCCATTCATCGCCGGCCTGAATCCGGGCGACCTGCACGATTTGCCCTACGTGATAACAGGTATGCCCCAGGGAACGCTGAATTGCCAGCGGCACGGTGTGGGCATCGCCGCGGATATAGACGGTCGTCTCCAGGTCGTCGGGCCCCAGACTGTTGAGGGAATCAAACAGCACACCCCAGCCCCGCTCCCAGTAGGCCAGCAGTTCTTCCCGGGTGGAGAACGTATCCACAAATTCGTCGTCCCGGTTCCGGTCCTGCTTTTCGCCGTCGGTTGTCAGGAAATCGGTCCACCGCGAAATCAGGTTCCCGGCAATGTGCTTCATGATCACCGCAATCGAGTTCGTGTGCTCGTCGAGAGCCGTGCGGAGCCCCTCGTCAGAAATCTGTGCCACCGCCCGCTCTGTCATCCGTTTGTGGGCTTCGAAAACATTGATGGTCGCCGACAGGAATTGTTTGGAATGATCCATTATGAGTCTCATCTCTGAAAAACAGTTTTCTCTTAGTGAATGAATTATGATAAGATGCAATTAATGGACGTTCAATAGCCTTGCGGATCTCTAATTTTTTTAAAATCTGTTATGACGAAAACAAATCCTTTATTCAGTTACGCTAACCTGTCCGGATTCGTAACCGCGATTTGTCAGCCCGCACTATTATTGCTTTATATCACGGTCAGAGAGATTCATCCCGATCAGGACATGATGAAGCTGGCGGTTGTTGGTCCGCTGCTGAGTCTTTCACTTATGGGGGCTGTTTTGATACTGTTGCGGCAGGCAGGGACAGGCTCTGTAAAAGCAGTGCTGACCTTGAACGAGATTCTGATTGCATTGCTGATTAATGGAATCGTCTGGTTCTGTCTGTTTTACAGTCTGATATTCATGGGATTGGGACTGACGATTCTGAATCCGTTTCTGGGCTGGTTGTCAACTCTGCAGGACGGTCTGGTTCTGGTAGCCCTGTTTGCTGGTTTCAGCGCGTATGTCGCAGAGCTCGCCAGCCTGGCATTGATTTATCCGTTTTTGTTTTCCATGTCGCTGAATGAAATTTCGACCTTTGAACTGAAGTGACCTGGCAGCAAATTGATTAGAGGAAATAAACTGATGCAAAGAATGAACCCCTGGATGTTACTGGTCACCACCGTCTTCTTCTCCATCGCGGTCTATTTCGGTAAGGGAGATGCAGGACTGATTGCGGTCGGACTGCTGGTGTTGTTCAACCTGGTCACACTCCATCTGGTGCAACTGCAGAAAGAAAACGACGAACTCCGCAAGCGGCTGGAGGCACTCGAAGGTCATGAACCCGCGACCGACCTGCCCGAAAACAGGGCAGTCGCGCATGGTTCAGGGTGACGTAGAGAATCGTCTGGAACGGCTATTGTTTCTGTCCGCTGAGCGGTTTCCGGGTTCGTTTTACCGGTTTCTGGGGGCTGCCTTTGCGGGAACCTACGATCTTTCCGATTTGAGAGCGTGTCGCTCCCAGTTCTGCCAGGGTCCGAATGAGCAGATCAAACGAAACAGTACGGTCCGCGCTTTCAATTTTTGCAACACGTGACTGGCTCGACCGCAGGCGTTTAGCCAGATCCTGCTGGGTAATACCTGATTGAGTACGGAGTGACTTTACTTCCGCTGCCATTGCCAGTTTCATATTCACCAGCATTTCTTCAGCTGTATCGAGCTCCAGGAACTCTGCAGTCGAGCCAACCTTCCAGCCGGCTGCTTCCAGTTTTTTCTGTTTATCTGCTTTCATTGCGTTGCCTCATCATATTGCCTGAACCGCCGCTGGCAGGTTTCAATGACCTGCTTCGGCGTCTTTTGTGTTTTCTTGGCGAAGACTTCGCCGATGATGACAGCGTCAGGATCGATCCGATACACAATCCGCCAGGTCTGGTTTTCATCGGGAATTCGCAATTCGTGGCAGCGATGACCGATGGAAGGCATGGGGCGGCTATGCGGTAATCCCAGGGATTCACCATGCTGCAGACGTCGCAGTAAGACTCCCGCTTCAATACGTGCCTCCAGCGAGAATGGCGGTGTTTTGACCTCTCCTTGCAGCCAGACAAGGGGCTTATCCTGCGGTTCTGCTTCGCACATACAATGTATTTTATGTCATATCAGACATATGTCAATATTGACATTTCAAGCGGGGCGAAGCTTCAAATCTCCGCTGTCGCACCCCGATAGCGGATCTTGATCCCCTTCGAAGCGAATTTTTCCGTCATGCGGGGGACGTCGGTATCATGCACTAACACGATCACCGCATCCCCTTCCAGCAATTGTGTGTCCGGCGTGAGATGCTTTTCCACATCGCCGTTGGCCCGGCGGATCGCGACCACCAGGTAACCCCGATCGCTGCGGACTTCGATTTTTTCCAGCGTCTTGTTCACAAAGGCGGAACCCGGCGTGACCTGTAATTCTTCGAACTGCAGACCGAAGTGACCCAACTCTTCCGCGATGGCTCCTTCATTGGTCAGCTCTTCCAGCATGCCTTCTGCCGTGGGTCGCATGATCAGCTGTGCGACTTTAGTCGCCCCGATCGCGGTCGGCAGCACGACCCGGTTTGCACCGCAGCCCAGCAGTTTCTTTTCGGTTTTCGGATTCTCACCCCGGGCGATAATTATCAGCTCGGCGTTCATCTCGCGGGCCGTGATTGTCACAAACACGTTGGTCGCATCTTCGGAAAGCACTGTCGCCAGCACCGAGGCGCGACTGATACCCGCCTGTTCAAGCGTCGATTCTTCCGATGCGTCGCCGTTGATCACCCAGTAACCCTGTTCCTCGGCCGCCTTGAGACGACGTTCGTCGCAGTCGATCACCACGAACGGCTTCCCGGCGGCAAACAGGCTCTTGGCCAGGATCGAACCCATGCGGCCGATGCCGCAGATGATCGTGTGGCCCTGCATTCGTTCAATTTCTTTTGCCATTTTTCTCGCTCCCAGTGCCCGGTTGATTTCACCGTCGATCAGCATCTGCATGAAACCGCCGATCGTATAGATCACCGCACCATAGCCGGCAATGATCACCATGATGGTCAGTGCCCGCAGGGCCGACGATTCGACCGGCTGCACTTCGCCGTAGCCCACGCCGAAGATCGTGATGATGACCATGTAGATCGAATCTTCGAGTTTCCACCCTGCAGCAACATAGCCGATCACCGCGATCAGACAGATCGCGAAGAAGAGCGAGATTCCCGTAATGATCTTGCGGAACGGACCGGAGTGATGATGCCGGGGCGGCTGAATCCCTTCTGTCGAAAAAACTGATTCAGGTTCCGTCATGGCTCGTCTTCTCGTCAACGCGCGGGAGGGAATCGAGGGTGATGGATAAAACGGGAACGGAGCCGACCAGCACAGCACCAGTCGGCTCCAGTTCCACTTACTCAGCTAACAACGCGACGTGATTACTTGATGAACAGCATTTCCTGGTAGGTGGGCAGCGGCCACAGGTCGTCGGCCACAATCCCTTCCAGTTCATCTGCATATTCGCGGACCTTGTTCATCAGCGGCAGAATCGTATGGCAGTAGTAGTTCGCTTCGGCCAGCAGATCTTCCGATCCGTTCTCGGCACCAGCGGTTTCCAGTTCGCCAATACTGTCCTGCAACGCTTTGACCAGTGCGGTTACCTTGTCCAGAGTCTTGGTGTCGAAATCGTAGTCCAGCATTTTCAGGCTGGCACAGTTGGATACCAGTTCGCCCTGGTAACGGATGACAGCCGGGAAGATCATCGTCTTGGCCATCTTCAGTGTCAGGTTGTATTCGACCTTGATCGACATCACGTACTGCTCAAGGTAGGTTTCCAGACGGCTTTCCAGCTCACGTTCCGACAGGACGCTGTACTTGGTAAACAGTTCTTTGACTTCTTCCGTCTGCAGAATCGGCAGGGCGTCCACGGTGGTTTTGAGGTTCAACAGACCCCGTTTTTCCGCTTCCGCGTGCCATTCATCACTGTAACCGTCGCCATTGAAGATCACGGCTCCATGCTCGTTCATGATCTCGGTCAGCAGTTTCTGCAGGGCAGCATTCAGTTTGGCAGGATCTCCACCGGTGGCTTCCTCCAGTTTGGTCGCACAGTAATCCAGTGACTCGGCAACGATGGTGTTCATTGCGACCAGCGGACCGGCAATGGACTGGTTCGAACCAACGGCACGGAATTCAAAACGGTTACCGGTGAAAGCGAACGGGCTGGTTCGGTTACGGTCGCCCGCATCTTTCGGCAGCGGAGGCAGTACGTCGACACCAACGGTCAGAGTGCCTTTCGGAATCGAAGAGTTGGCACCACCGGCTTTGATCTGTTCGAAGACGTCCGTCAGCTGATCACCCAGGAAGACCGAGATGATGGCTGGAGGCGCTTCGTTGGCTCCCAGACGATGGTCGTTACTGGCGGAAGCGACAACGGATCGCAGCAGACCCTGGAACTTGTGAACCGCACGGATGACGGCACCACAGAACAGCAGGAACTGGGCGTTTTCGTGAGGCGTATCGCCAGGATCGAGCAGGTTGCCCTGGGAGGCACTGCCCATTGACCAGTTAACGTGTTTCCCTGAACCGTTCACGCCGGCGAAGGGCTTTTCGTGAGTCAGACAGACCAGACCGTATTTTTCTGCAGTCCGACGCAGGGTGGTCATCAGCAGCTGCTGATGGTCGGTCGCGATGTTGGCAGATTCAAACAGCGGGGCAATTTCGAACTGTCCCGGAGCCACTTCGTTGTGGCGGGTCTTAACGGGAATCCCCAGTTTGAACAGTTCGCGTTCGGCGTCAAACATGAACGACAGAACGCGGTCTGGAATCGCACCAAAGTAGTGATCGTCAAATTCCTGTCCCTTGGGAGGCTTGGCTCCAAACAGTGTGCGACCGGCGTTGAGCAGGTCGGGACGGGCATAGTAGAAGTTCTTATCGACCAGGAAGTATTCCTGTTCCGGACCGGCAGTCGAAGAAACCAGGCTGCCGTCAGTGTGACCGAACAGCTTCAGAATGCGCTGGGCCTGGGTGTTCAGAGCCTGCATCGAACGCAGCACGGGAGTTTTCTTGTCGAGGGCTTCCCCGGTCCAGGAAACGAAGGCGGTCGGAATGCACAGGGTGGTTCCGTTGGTGTTTTCCAGAATGTAAGCCGGGCTGGTCACGTCCCAGATGGTGTAACCGCGGGCTTCGAAGGTCACGCGGATACCACCGGTCGGGAAGCTCGAACCGTCGGGCTCACCCTGGATCAGCTGCGAACCGCTGAATTCAGCGATGGCACCGCCGTCTCCATCGGGAGAGAGGAAGCTGTCGTGCTTTTCTGCGGTAGAACCGGTCAGGGGATAGAAGACGTGTGCGTAGTGAGTGGCACCCTTTTCGATGGCCCAGTCTTTAATGGCGGAAGCAACGACGTCTGCAGTCGAGCAGTCCAGTTTTTCACCAGCTTCGATGGTTTTGACCAGCTTCTTGTAGACTTCTTTCGGCAGTCGCTTTTTCATGGTCGACTTGGAGAAGACGTTGGCGTTGAAGAGCTGTGAAGTCGGTTCTTCTTTGTAGTTCATCGGCGGATAGCTGGGCTTGTAGCTGGTGACGGCGGCGATGGCAGCGGAACGGGCTGAACCAACGCTGGTTTTAGTTCCATTACTGCCACCG contains:
- a CDS encoding DUF1572 family protein, with the protein product MDHSKQFLSATINVFEAHKRMTERAVAQISDEGLRTALDEHTNSIAVIMKHIAGNLISRWTDFLTTDGEKQDRNRDDEFVDTFSTREELLAYWERGWGVLFDSLNSLGPDDLETTVYIRGDAHTVPLAIQRSLGHTCYHVGQIVQVARIQAGDEWNTLTIPRGQSEQFNKERWGEGKPGK
- a CDS encoding twin-arginine translocation signal domain-containing protein, with amino-acid sequence MNFPLSRRQFLQAAAAATALPAVGWAADSEISSIGSERQLFLDDLLVDTGRTHGVTRRLNPPTAIERVLKPEQPSAALGFIFYCSVVDDNGTAKLFHGSYDAEKKKHFALATSKDGIHWERPHLGLKEYQGSRKNNLLPVEAVEASVFLDPRAPAEKRYRLLYSRYWPDPQKAGVYVASSPDGVHWSESETRMLPFVPDGQHCGLWDEALQKYVIYTRCWNPVRAVARVAVNELETPWPYDASVPPHHIWGKDKVPTLSRELATVMARDADDPPGVQLYTSAAVKYPFAPHVYLAFPAAYQTFKGPDWQDRALNSNDGTFDVQFAASRDGVNWHRWRTPYIPAGFYDGLDLRLVSMGQGLIRRGRELHQYFVGWPHTHGRPVVWDRDLKDRAAWLKQDLGGIYRATQRVDGFVSLDAGYPGGVVTTKPLRFTGDELRVNLSTAGAGGVRVALLDAEGTPLPGFSREDCAWINADEINHRVEWKSPSDLSGLAGHPVRVEFTLRNARLFAFEFGNG
- a CDS encoding sigma-70 family RNA polymerase sigma factor codes for the protein MSQSKSSVGPSLRSHFTSLLSKDRIRLFSFIRSMVLNVSDAEDVYQRVCLTLWNKFDEFDQKRDFFPWACGVASYTVRNHHRSLRHDRHYFDQELIETISQQREQHLSNYNIRIEFLHECLRALNSSDQQLLQDAVFEKQAVTEIAKTTKRSLQSLYNRLSILRRELAECISRKLQSEQ
- a CDS encoding YciI family protein, whose translation is MPKYMFVYRGGHEGMEHTSPEEMQQVMQRWMDWIHAGIEAGWMLDGGAALKPEGAIVNPDLSVFDGPFTESKELVGGYSMVEASDLAAAIELAKSSPMPQSGGTVEVRELPNLGMQNE
- a CDS encoding bifunctional transcriptional activator/DNA repair enzyme AdaA; its protein translation is MKQTDQSLTTTESLPDRETMYAALVQRDSSFEGVFVAAIRTTGIFCRPSCSARKPNPENVEYFADAKTALAHGYRECKVCRPLVSLGSTPDWLQPLIEEVDQDATLRLTADDLRERGLDPVRVRRWFQKLHGMSFASYLRMRRINQAFSQLQHKSTVTDAALDSGYESLSGFGESFKKAMGNAPARSNDQQVINVSRLLTPLGPMLAGATEQGICLLEFTDRRMLETQLNRLQKRLNARALPGDSPWFPQLDGQLQAYFAGKRTDFDLPLIMAGTEFQEKVWNALRTIPHGATRSYSEQAEIIGQPTAVRAVARANGDNRIAILIPCHRVIGADGTLTGYGGGLWRKKRLLEIEQGNDAPTK
- a CDS encoding YciI family protein → MPKFMFLQRGSCDQKPPEMTPEQMQAGMQAWMDWVKNGTEAGWLLDPGSPLSGAGAVVQPDLTVNDGPFVESKELVGGYSIVEASDLAEACELAKQTMQLAGGGKIEVREFANLSQ
- a CDS encoding RNA polymerase sigma factor, which translates into the protein MKQPENQLVEHFFRHESANLVAVLTRAFGIRRIDLVEDMVQVAMLEAMHAWKQSGVPEKPAAWIHRVAKNRILDALRREKIHEKAIALSGQSIEGEESVVDQWLEEEQLPDSLLRMIFVCCHPSLERKTQIALTLKTLCGFGISEIARGLMLPEETVKKRIQRAKNSLATANVSLELPDPSQLTQRLDVVHDVLYLMFNEGYSTSHGTEPIRADICEEAARLCHLLCESTCSLPATRALLALMLFHAARFDARTDEHGAIVLLEDQNRTQWDRCLIVSAQSWLAQSKSDQPTTFHLEAAIAMQHCVSPSLAETDWQTIVLLYSRLLQLRESPVYTLNRAIALGQAGETGEALSQLQSLQSCEEMQNYFLLDCAFSHIYELEGNTQAAIDACLIALSKAVVPHEKELLERKLRKLTDQGR